The following is a genomic window from Pedobacter sp. KBS0701.
GCGTGAGGCAAGCTGTTGAAACCGTTTTGACCAAAGAAGGCACTATTGATGTGCTGGTGAACAATGCCGGTTACAGCATGACTGGTGTGGCCGAAAGCTTTACAACGGCCGATGTGCACACCACTTTTGATATCAATGTTTATGCCCCCTGGCGAATGATTAAACAGGTGCTGCCCACCATGCGCAAACAAGCTGACGGGCTGATCATAAATGTGACCAGTGGCTTCGGGAGGGTATCATTTCCCTTTGCAACCATCTATGCGGCCTCAAAATTTGCCCTGGAAGGGATCAGTGAGGGCCTGCATTACGAGGTGAAACGTTTAGGTATTGATGTCGCTATTGTGGAGCCCGGGGCTTTCCCCACAGAAATGCAGCAAAAGAACAACCCTGCATCCGATCAGACGGTATTTGAGGGATATGGCGCCATTGCAGATATACCTGGTAAAATGATTGCAGCCCTGGGTGCAGAGATGCAAGCTAAAAATCCCGACCCCCAGGACGTTGCTGACACTATATTAAAGCTGATCGCCACTCCAAAGGGCACCAGGCCGTTGCGGACCGTGGTTGATCCTATTACGGGCCAGTACATTGATGCCGCAAACGAAGCCGTAGCTAAACAATTTGCCGCAGGCTTGACCGTGTTCGGTATGGGTGCGTTATTATAAGCGCAAGAGCATTATGAAAACGGCAGTGGCCAGGGCTGCTGCCATTTTCTGCTGTATGGTCCCTGGATCGAATCGGCCAGCAGCGATACTTGACCACGTCAAGCGGGGTTTTAGTTTAGAACGCCTGACTAATAAATTAAAACGTAATGCCCCAGCAGGACAACTTTGCTTTGCGGCTTTGATCCGCATACTCCAAATGTGCGTACCGGCAACTTTGAATGGAGGCATAAAATCCCGACAATCCGGGATAAATTACTTCAATTGCCGATTTCACCAAAGATAATTCTATCCTAACATTTAAGTTTTCAATGGGCTTATAAAATTTAAAACCTGGTGCATCGGGTGTTAAAACAAGTCTATATACCGGCATGCTTTCGCTGAGTGAAGCTAAAAAAAATGTCAGCAGCATTTTACCTGGCAATCACGTGCCCATTTATAGCTTTTTTTCTTTGCGCATCATACTCAGGAAAGCTGCGGTTATACCAAGATAGCTGGCAACATGCTTTTGGGATATACGCTGTTCGAGTCCCGGATAATGCCTGCGGAATTCCCGGTAACGCTGCTCGGCAGTTTTTGATAAGTTTGAGGTCACCCGTCGCTGTAACATATCA
Proteins encoded in this region:
- a CDS encoding SDR family oxidoreductase, translated to MSKKIVLITGTNSGFGWLTAHSLAAAGHQVYASMRDTQGRNADKAAALAAIANVTVLDITLTDDESVRQAVETVLTKEGTIDVLVNNAGYSMTGVAESFTTADVHTTFDINVYAPWRMIKQVLPTMRKQADGLIINVTSGFGRVSFPFATIYAASKFALEGISEGLHYEVKRLGIDVAIVEPGAFPTEMQQKNNPASDQTVFEGYGAIADIPGKMIAALGAEMQAKNPDPQDVADTILKLIATPKGTRPLRTVVDPITGQYIDAANEAVAKQFAAGLTVFGMGALL